A segment of the Kluyveromyces marxianus DMKU3-1042 DNA, complete genome, chromosome 5 genome:
CGTCCgtgccttcttcttcaacgtcCATATTGACATAGTCATCATCGGAATCATCCAAATCAGAATTAATTTCATCTGTCTCGAGTAGTGCGGACTTCTTAGCCTGCTTAGCCTGTAGTTTCAATTGTTTTGATATTTCACCATCAGGATCATCCATAGAGAACTccatttcttgttttggtttcatCTCGTTATCTTGTAGAGTTAGCTCATCATTATTTACCAtatctgaagaagaattacCGATGATATCTCCATTCCCAGTGGCTCCTGTCCCATTATCCGAATGATTTATAGCAACACTACCAAATTCGTCTTGTGGTACCGTTGAACCTGATACATTTGTCGTTCCTTCTGTTGTTCCAGGTTGCGCAGTAACTGTCGTTCTCTCTGGGTCCCAGATAAATGTAGCGGCTTTACTTTCACTGAGCTTTATTTGCCAAATTCTTTTTAAATCTTGAAGGGTTTGTTCATCAACACCTGAATCTTCAAACTCTTGTCTCACATCGTTAATTACCGTCTCCAGAACAGTCTCATAAACTTTTGAAGCTTCAATATTTGACATGGCCGTTTGTTTATAAATTTACGGGACCGTTACTAAAACCCTTagatatatctttttctcttttcttgaactcAAATG
Coding sequences within it:
- the TOA1 gene encoding transcription initiation factor IIA large subunit, coding for MSNIEASKVYETVLETVINDVRQEFEDSGVDEQTLQDLKRIWQIKLSESKAATFIWDPERTTVTAQPGTTEGTTNVSGSTVPQDEFGSVAINHSDNGTGATGNGDIIGNSSSDMVNNDELTLQDNEMKPKQEMEFSMDDPDGEISKQLKLQAKQAKKSALLETDEINSDLDDSDDDYVNMDVEEEGTDVNMMLCLYDKVLRVKNKWKCNLKEGVVTIDHKDYAFQKAQGESEW